The genome window TCAGATCCGGCACATCCCAGGCATTGCGCCATGCCAGGGTCTTGTTGGTACCCGTATCGGCATTATCCGGATTGGTGGTGAAGGTTTCCGCATTGGAATTCGGATCCCAGTAATCGACGCCCCACTGGCCGATGTAAGAGTCATGGGTGCGGGCGCGATATTTGGTCAGCGTCTGCTTACCATCGCCCGGGATGATTTCCAGCTTCACGCCGGCCTGCGCCATGGTCTGCTGCACGGATTCGGCAATGCCGGTCACCGGCTGGTTGTTGCGTACATCCATGGTGAAAGAGAAGCCATCCTTGAGCCCTGCCTTTTCAAGCAGGCCCTTGGCTTTCTCGACATCGAGCTTGTAGGGGTTCTCGTCCAGTTCGCCGAGGATGCCCTTGGGCAGGAAGGTCTGGTGGATTTCGCCAATGCCCTTGATCAGCTTTTCGCCGATTGCGTCATAATCGACGAGGTATTTCAGTGCTTCGCGCACTTCTGGCTTCGCCAGGTTCGGGTTCTTCTGGTTGAGGCTGAAATAGTAGATCGTACCCTTCGGCGCATTGACAGTCGTGATATCCTTGTTCTTGACGACCTGCTCCAGATCGTTTGGCTCGAGATTGCGGGCAACATCGATGTCACCCTTTTCGAGCAGCAGGCGCTGCGCCGCGCTTTCCTTGACGTGGCGGTAGATGACGCGGTTGAGCAACGCCTTGGTGCCATAATAATTGTCGTTGCGCTCCAGAACGATGATCTCGTTGGCGCGCCAGTCGCGGATCTTCATCGGGCCGGAACCGGCGTAGCCCGTCTTCATCCAGGCATTGCCGAAATCGTCACTGACAACGTGTTCGGAGACCAGTTTCTTGTCGACGACGGACGCGACGGTCGCGGTCAGGCAGTTCAGCACGAAGCTCGGCGCATAGGGCTGATCCACGGTGAAGACAAAGGTTGACGCATCGGTTGCCTTGGCCTTCTCGGCAACATTATCGGCCTTCAGGCCAAACTGGGTCAGAATGAAAGCCGGGCTCTTGTCGAGCTTGATGGCGCGCTCGAACGAATAGGCGACATCCTCGGCGGTGATCGGGTTGCCCGAAGCGAATTTCAGATCCGGCTTGAGCTTGAACGTGTAGGTCAGGCCGTCATCGGAAACGGTCCAGCTTTCGGCGATATCTGCAACGATCTTCGAAGGATCGTTGATATCGAGCCGAACAAGCTTGTCATAGGTATTGCCGTTGATTTCGCCCATTGTAAGCTCGAAAGCCTCAGCGGGATCGAGCGTGATAACATCGTCGATGGCAAAGGCTTCGACCAGCGTATCGGCAGGCGTTTCCGCGAAAGCCGGCACACCGGAAAGCAGAATGGCGGAGACTG of Phyllobacterium zundukense contains these proteins:
- a CDS encoding ABC transporter substrate-binding protein; amino-acid sequence: MMTKMNPKFRLLLGGAAVSAILLSGVPAFAETPADTLVEAFAIDDVITLDPAEAFELTMGEINGNTYDKLVRLDINDPSKIVADIAESWTVSDDGLTYTFKLKPDLKFASGNPITAEDVAYSFERAIKLDKSPAFILTQFGLKADNVAEKAKATDASTFVFTVDQPYAPSFVLNCLTATVASVVDKKLVSEHVVSDDFGNAWMKTGYAGSGPMKIRDWRANEIIVLERNDNYYGTKALLNRVIYRHVKESAAQRLLLEKGDIDVARNLEPNDLEQVVKNKDITTVNAPKGTIYYFSLNQKNPNLAKPEVREALKYLVDYDAIGEKLIKGIGEIHQTFLPKGILGELDENPYKLDVEKAKGLLEKAGLKDGFSFTMDVRNNQPVTGIAESVQQTMAQAGVKLEIIPGDGKQTLTKYRARTHDSYIGQWGVDYWDPNSNAETFTTNPDNADTGTNKTLAWRNAWDVPDLTKETKAALLERDGAKRAQMYQDLQKKVLETSPFVLIFQQTEVAGLRANLKGFKLGPSFDTNYVFNVSK